CATGATCTATCTCATTGCAATTGAGAGTGAACTGTGAGATAGTTACAAAAGCAGTTGCATTTGCAGAGTTTTTAATATGGAATGTTCAGAATGAACTATTTGCTGAAACACAGGTCCTATCATTGAGTTTAATGGTGGAGATGCTCTTGGAGGAGGAAGACATATTATTTCTTCATGAGCATATAAGAACTTTTTGGAGATAAATGAAACAcaagaaaatttgaaatgaagtTGAAGCTCTAAATTTCATTGATCTCAACATCCCTTAAATACAGGAGATACATAAGTGAAAATTTAAAATGCCAACAACCTCAAAAAACCTGAAACTATGAGCTGTATAACAACTCCTTACTTCATTACTTGTCTAATCAACAAAGAAGTAATTACAAAGAAATCTGGAAAAACAAATAACTAGTTCCTAAGAATAAGCAGATCCAAAGGCATAATCTCAGAACTTCCCTTGGAAAATACTCTCACATATGTTTTGTTTCCCAATAATTTAGCTTAATCTCGTATTGGTAAGACTTCAAACAAAAATCCAATAAAGCTCAAGCTTTCCCAATAAATAGAACACTCCACTTTCAATTCCTTTGAGAGGTCTTAAAGCTTCTCATCCTATTTTCTCAGTCACTATTCCTCTAATGCATCCAATGAGAGTGAACAATCCAAACCCAAAGCCAAAAATGCTGAAAGTCCTAAGCATGATCCACTTAGCTGTCCATGCATCAGTACTGGACCTACTCAAGTATAATTCCACTGGAAAATATATGGTTAATGGCCAAAAGCTTATGCTACCCAAAACTCCCAAAATTTGATTGAAGTAGGGGAAGATCATAGCAATCACAGTTGTTGATACAACATAAGCAGTTCGGAAAGACAGGCTGAGAAAATTTAGTTCAAAAGGTGGAAGCAACCAGAGTTTCAAGATAAATGTGTTATTCACAAATTCACTATCTGGGAATTTAAATCGGAACCAATTCTCAACAGTAGCAAAAAGTGGCTGGCCGTACACCTGCACCAAAACAAGGTAGAAGACAGAGTTAAATGAACAAGCATTCTATAATAGCAGGAATTAACTCTCCAATTAGTCCTCCTGTCAAATATTCACtatcaaattagtccctgaaaTATTGAAGTATAATTTTCACTAAATATGTCTTACAAAGTTAAAAGCTTGTCACCAAATTCATTCTTTTATGCTACCCCTTTAGTTTTTCATATGGATGAATTTGGTGTCAATTGATATCTTTAAAGGACTAATTCGGTGAAAAATAATTTGAAGGATACTATGAAGACATTTTAATCTTTCAGAAACTAATTTGGTGACAAAAAACTTTGAAAGACTAATGTGTTGACATACTAATCTTTGAAGGAACAAATGGAAGATAGATAAAAGTAGACACGTGAATATGTGATTGATAATACAGAATAGAAACAACAGGGAAGCATCATAATAAAATTTGACGATGGTATCATTATACTATTGTATATACCTGATAGGATCCAAGTAGGTGAACCACTATGCAAACGTTAGCAAAGTTCACAATCCAAACAAACTTGGAGGATCCAAATCCTGTTAAAAGGTTTCCTGGTGTATCATTACCAAAGGCTGCATACCCTGCACATCCACAACCGAGGTATATGAATGTTGTGACAATGACTGATATTGTTGAAGCTTTCTTCATTGTTTGATTTTCTGGTGGAGGCGACTTCAAAGTATCCTGCAAGAATTATTGTAGGTTATATCAGCCTTTATAACTTCAAAGTATCCTTAAAGTTGCATTCTAGCTATCTGGGATCACAAGTTAGATACCTGTATTTCCATCAGAATTGTTGAGAATGGATAGGTGAATGATATGTCACCAAGCGCTTGAGAAACCAGCCACAACTTTTCAGTTCCACTAGAAGCAATGACTCCTTCAATTGAACCTTCAGCATGTCCTTTTTCTGAGAAAATGGTAATGAGGAATTATTTACATGTATCTGGTCAAAACTAATAAGAAAGTGCTAGCAACACACTCTTTTACACACTCCTTATGGTTGGTCTTTTTATCAAAAAGATAAACACACTTGATtcacatttaaaaaataaagcaGTCACATGAAATGTGTTGAAAAGCGCGTTCAAAAGagtgtgttgctagcatttctcAACCTATAATCGGTCGAATGTATATTTTCAAGTAAGTTTCAACACACAAGCCAGTCATGCTGAGCCTAATGAAAGACTCCAATAATAGATGTTGATGCATACCTATTGTTTGCATGATGGAAAGCCCCATTCCTATGAAAGAATAAGTAAAGGACATAGTTGCAGCTAGAACTGATAGCCATTCGATGTTATGGAAGTTCGGTATCTGTGAGAGCACAATTTGGACAGCCCCAAAGAGCAGCATGTAATATGCATCTACAAATTCACATGCTGCTTCGGGCCCTTCGTTGTGGTAACAAATTGAATTTTGGATTGCTCTGCAGCCACAAATACAAATAGcagtcaaaattaatattagatATTGGTATAGTAATATTCTTGAGACGGAGTCATGTCCCCAAGTGAAGAAGTCTTGTATTGCAACAGGTAACACCCATAGATAAAAGGAAAACAAGAGCAAATAAAAGGAAATGACACACTAAGAGAGGAACCGGTATGATAAGTCATTGACACACCTTAAGTTGATAGCTGTTGTAATGACGAAGGCAactccaaaaccatataaacaTATATTCACAAGAAGGCCACAGAGCCATCCATTCTTTACTCCTGTAACCACCAAAGCATGAATCTTATAATGATTCTTTTGCCTATAGAAACATACGATTATACGAATATGCTGTTCCATGTGGTACCATACTTGACTAAAAAGGATGAACACAAGTACTAACAAATGATAAACACACACTAGTAAGAGCCTTCAATCATAATCTAAAACCTTAATAATTTAACAGATAAGGGTACCTATATTCAAATTGACAACATCAAGGTAGGAGGCACTCCTATCAGGACCATATTCAGGATCGGGAGAACGATAGGTGTCACATAAAAGAAAAGCAGAGAAGAGAGTGCAGGAAGCAATAATGA
This is a stretch of genomic DNA from Lotus japonicus ecotype B-129 chromosome 1, LjGifu_v1.2. It encodes these proteins:
- the LOC130732939 gene encoding probable amino acid permease 7, which encodes MGVAEAVSSDNTPLLLTPPHPLKRTGTVWTAVAHIVTGVIGSGVLSLPWSIAQLGWLAGPFSILIIASCTLFSAFLLCDTYRSPDPEYGPDRSASYLDVVNLNIGVKNGWLCGLLVNICLYGFGVAFVITTAINLRAIQNSICYHNEGPEAACEFVDAYYMLLFGAVQIVLSQIPNFHNIEWLSVLAATMSFTYSFIGMGLSIMQTIEKGHAEGSIEGVIASSGTEKLWLVSQALGDISFTYPFSTILMEIQDTLKSPPPENQTMKKASTISVIVTTFIYLGCGCAGYAAFGNDTPGNLLTGFGSSKFVWIVNFANVCIVVHLLGSYQVYGQPLFATVENWFRFKFPDSEFVNNTFILKLWLLPPFELNFLSLSFRTAYVVSTTVIAMIFPYFNQILGVLGSISFWPLTIYFPVELYLSRSSTDAWTAKWIMLRTFSIFGFGFGLFTLIGCIRGIVTEKIG